Genomic window (Toxotes jaculatrix isolate fToxJac2 chromosome 10, fToxJac2.pri, whole genome shotgun sequence):
ACCACTTTGGGGCTGTCTTTGCTGACAGATGTGTTCACCTGGCCCTTTTTACAGCTCCGTCCCCTCAGGTAATGGCTGACTAGGAAGCCTCCGACAGCTGCGACCACTGCGACCGGCACCGCCACCAACAAATGCTCtgtagagagacagacacacacatatagcgCACTCCAAAATATGGATGAGGGTGGATAAAATATGAGAAACACGTCTCATTATAAGCCAACAAAATCAAACGCCACAACACCTCTCTCCTACAGGTGCACCTAACAAACAGGCCTCTGTGAGAGAGTGATGGTACTGAACTGCCCTGTTAAGTACAATATGAATGTAaagtttttaatgtgaaactattgttttttttttgttttttttttgcatgtttcttGGCTGGCTTGGCTTCGCCATGTTGCATCATCAgagggatgatgatgatgatggaggatTTCTCATGAACAGGACCACCTATGTGTTAGATACAGAGAAAGCTGACAGCCTAGGAGGTAAAAGTACACTTGTTTCCCTTTTCTATCGGGACTTGTTAAACTGCCAGTTTTTGCGAGGTAATGAGGAGGATTATCCAAGTCTACTGAGCATCACATGATGTAGAGTCGTAGGACGAGAAGAACAGGGGCCCTGCGGGTAGTCTGGATCAACGACTTCAGTGATTAGCTGCTTCACCGGAGCGGCAAGAGGCCCTCGTACATAAAGATACTCCTACTGTACATGGTGGGATCGCCTCCAAGTATGGCTAGAGCCGGTGGGCCAAAACTATCTGAGTGACCGTCTAAAGTTGGAAACGCAACCTGGCTGGCTGATCCCAGCTCGGCTGGCTGGTCAGTTAGCTAGCTAAATGGCAGCCGGCCAGCTAAAGAGCGACTGTTGACATTTCAACCAAAAAGTAACTTACTTGGGAAAACAGATTGGTATATTTTCAAGGTCTGTGCACTAcattaagaagaagaaatctcCATACAACCGTGCTGTATCCTATAAAGATCCTGGTTTCTTAGCTTGGGCAGCGTTAGGTCGCAGACGTTAAGTTTACGTTGAGCGGcgaaaatgaaaacacttatTTAATGCTAGCATGCTATTAGCTAGCTTCAATACGTTACCTTTCGATAACCTGAATCCCGAGCTGGGTAACGCGGGCAGGGGCACTGGCAGCTGCGGCATTGTAGGTAAACCTGGGGTTGCCATGTTTTCTCTGGAcggtgtgttgtttgtgttcagcAACCGACAGCAAGGTCAACCGAGGAGTCTTATCTGAACTCAGTCCGCTCCAGCAGCGCCGTTCTCGGCTTGCTACGTCACTGTGCAGCAGCCAAtgagggcctgaggaaggcgagTGGTGTTCCATCAGATCAAGAGACTTCGCCCCGCGCCTCCCGCGGTCTTCCGGCTTCGCTTCAGTGCTCTTTTAAAGACCGAATCGCGACGATACTACCAGGTTTGATCCACGAATTTTATTTCCCTGGGCAATTAAGATGCAAGGATTTAATGGTAGCCTCTATGAGGCTACCATTAAATTAAGGCTTCCTGTCCAATTCGTGGGTGGACTGGACTTTACGTAAATTAATATTATGTAAAGGACTACTTACTGGCTTACTTTAAAGGTTTCAATCACGCTTCACAGTCTAACATTGAGATAATCCTGTAAACGAGAGTACGTATCCCATTGCTATAATTTACTGCCGTATGTTACAGCCGTGAACCACTCGGTTATCTAATTAAATACTTGTCAACTGAGTTGTTGAATAACATGTTGCATGCGGCTGGAGCCAAAGGTTTCCACTGGGGGAGAATCATCTCGATGTCTGCGAGCTTTGGTGAGTCCAGTTCCCTTTCAAGAGGGTATTTGAACTAAGGAAATGCGATAATGAGCCAAAACAACCCTTTCTAAATGTaatttcatacatttattttaacagaaataaaaatctcGGCGTGtatcaacatatttttttttgtatgaacaCAGAATCGCCTCACT
Coding sequences:
- the zgc:110843 gene encoding CDGSH iron-sulfur domain-containing protein 1, translating into MATPGLPTMPQLPVPLPALPSSGFRLSKEHLLVAVPVAVVAAVGGFLVSHYLRGRSCKKGQVNTSVSKDSPKVVHSFDMEDIGTKAVYCRCWKSKKFPFCDGAHAKHNEETGDNVGPLIIKKRDA